In one window of Flavobacterium ginsengisoli DNA:
- a CDS encoding YybH family protein: protein MLATYNAGQLKEIGYYADDAITFYQNRPPIIGKDARYEFLKSDLENNTNVISFETKEVFVSHDGNMVVEVGYYKVTDSTKTPINTGNYMSLFEKRDGKYVCLRDMSASDGLTE, encoded by the coding sequence ATGCTTGCAACATACAATGCTGGTCAATTGAAAGAGATTGGATATTATGCAGATGACGCCATTACTTTTTATCAAAACAGACCGCCAATTATTGGTAAAGATGCTAGATATGAATTTTTAAAATCAGATTTAGAAAATAATACAAATGTAATCTCATTTGAAACCAAAGAAGTTTTTGTTTCTCACGATGGTAACATGGTGGTAGAAGTAGGATATTATAAAGTAACCGACTCGACAAAAACGCCTATAAATACTGGAAATTATATGAGTCTTTTTGAAAAAAGAGATGGCAAATATGTTTGTTTAAGAGATATGAGTGCTTCTGATGGATTGACAGAATAA